A single window of Sphaerodactylus townsendi isolate TG3544 linkage group LG03, MPM_Stown_v2.3, whole genome shotgun sequence DNA harbors:
- the LOC125428797 gene encoding E3 ubiquitin-protein ligase TRIM7-like isoform X1 gives MMSFPGREKTHACWKNESQVVRPSVGGEAAMAAAGNPVQELSEEVTCPICLEYFQDPATVAECGHNFCRACLTRSWAASAGEPSCPVCKQTAQPRSLRLNRQLANVVEIAKKLSLRERKWREATKGEEAEERRCEKHREPLKLFCRHDGILICTVCDRAKEHKSHEVVPAEEASQEYKDKIFNWLETLRTEKEKVLLYLADAEDESQEVLKIMESERQKTAAEFRTLRRLLTERENHLLSQIEEVEKEIARKRDEHLAKLSEELSSLDSLIREMEQKHQQPASELLQDVRSTLQRCEKKQNFANPEVFSVELKRRIKGFCDIGPFLADVTKQFKGNNEWLQGFQMGQCIK, from the exons atgatgtcatttccaggaagggaaaaaacccaCGCTTGCTGGAAAAACGAAAGTCAGGTTGTGCGACCTTCTGTGGGAGGCGAGGCGGCCATGGCTGCAGCGGGGAATCCCGTCCAGGAGCTCTCCGAAGAAGTCACTTGTCCGATCTGCCTGGAGTACTTCCAGGATCCGGCGACGGTTGCAGAATGCGGGCACAATTTCTGCCGCGCCTGCCTGACCCGGAGCTGGGCGGCTTCGGCTGGAGAGCCTTCCTGCCCTGTGTGCAAACAAACCGCGCAGCCGAGGAGCCTCCGCCTGAATCGGCAGCTGGCAAATGTGGTGGAAATAGCCAAGAAACTCAGCCTGCGGGAGAGAAAGTGGAGAGAAGCAACGAAGGGAGAGGAAGCCGAGGAGAGACGCTGTGAGAAACACCGGGAGCCCCTGAAACTTTTCTGCCGACATGACGGGATCCTCATCTGCACGGTCTGTGATAGAGCCAAGGAGCACAAATCCCACGAGGTGGTTCCTGCTGAGGAAGCCTCCCAGGAATACAAG GACAAGATCTTCAACTGGCTGGAGACTTTGAGGACGGAGAAAGAGAAAGTTCTGCTATATTTAGCAGATGCTGAAGATGAAAGCCAAGAAGTGCTT AAAATAATGGAATCAGAGAGGCAAAAGACAGCGGCTGAGTTCAGAACACTACGCCGGTTGCTGACAGAACGAGAAAACCATCTGCTGTCCCAGATAGAAGAGGTGGAGAAGGAGATAGCCAGAAAAAGGGACGAGCACCTGGCCAAACTCTCTGAGGAACTCTCCTCTCTTGACAGCCTCATCCGGGAGATGGAGCAGAAGCACCAGCAGCCAGCGAGTGAACTCCTGCAG GATGTCAGAAGTACCTTGCAGAG GTGTGAGAAGAAACAGAACTTTGCAAATCCAGAGGTTTTTTCTGTGGAACTGAAAAGGAGGATCAAGGGCTTCTGTGACATTGGTCCTTTCCTGGCAGATGTCACAAAGCAATTCAAAGGCAATAACGAATGGCTGCAGGGATTTCAGATGGGACAGTGCATCAAATAA
- the LOC125428797 gene encoding E3 ubiquitin-protein ligase TRIM7-like isoform X2, producing the protein MMSFPGREKTHACWKNESQVVRPSVGGEAAMAAAGNPVQELSEEVTCPICLEYFQDPATVAECGHNFCRACLTRSWAASAGEPSCPVCKQTAQPRSLRLNRQLANVVEIAKKLSLRERKWREATKGEEAEERRCEKHREPLKLFCRHDGILICTVCDRAKEHKSHEVVPAEEASQEYKDKIFNWLETLRTEKEKVLLYLADAEDESQEVLKIMESERQKTAAEFRTLRRLLTERENHLLSQIEEVEKEIARKRDEHLAKLSEELSSLDSLIREMEQKHQQPASELLQDVRSTLQRQSH; encoded by the exons atgatgtcatttccaggaagggaaaaaacccaCGCTTGCTGGAAAAACGAAAGTCAGGTTGTGCGACCTTCTGTGGGAGGCGAGGCGGCCATGGCTGCAGCGGGGAATCCCGTCCAGGAGCTCTCCGAAGAAGTCACTTGTCCGATCTGCCTGGAGTACTTCCAGGATCCGGCGACGGTTGCAGAATGCGGGCACAATTTCTGCCGCGCCTGCCTGACCCGGAGCTGGGCGGCTTCGGCTGGAGAGCCTTCCTGCCCTGTGTGCAAACAAACCGCGCAGCCGAGGAGCCTCCGCCTGAATCGGCAGCTGGCAAATGTGGTGGAAATAGCCAAGAAACTCAGCCTGCGGGAGAGAAAGTGGAGAGAAGCAACGAAGGGAGAGGAAGCCGAGGAGAGACGCTGTGAGAAACACCGGGAGCCCCTGAAACTTTTCTGCCGACATGACGGGATCCTCATCTGCACGGTCTGTGATAGAGCCAAGGAGCACAAATCCCACGAGGTGGTTCCTGCTGAGGAAGCCTCCCAGGAATACAAG GACAAGATCTTCAACTGGCTGGAGACTTTGAGGACGGAGAAAGAGAAAGTTCTGCTATATTTAGCAGATGCTGAAGATGAAAGCCAAGAAGTGCTT AAAATAATGGAATCAGAGAGGCAAAAGACAGCGGCTGAGTTCAGAACACTACGCCGGTTGCTGACAGAACGAGAAAACCATCTGCTGTCCCAGATAGAAGAGGTGGAGAAGGAGATAGCCAGAAAAAGGGACGAGCACCTGGCCAAACTCTCTGAGGAACTCTCCTCTCTTGACAGCCTCATCCGGGAGATGGAGCAGAAGCACCAGCAGCCAGCGAGTGAACTCCTGCAG GATGTCAGAAGTACCTTGCAGAG ACAATCCCATTGA